A genomic window from Montipora capricornis isolate CH-2021 chromosome 8, ASM3666992v2, whole genome shotgun sequence includes:
- the LOC138059347 gene encoding structural maintenance of chromosomes flexible hinge domain-containing protein 1-like isoform X1 — protein sequence MVTRKKKKVSNIAFGSMAYVNVLLSCGNSDKTLKIEKDCTFDEFRKQVKAIFPHLPEDFTISDGDFNQLVEGSFHDLKRSRLETWCLVRGSTDESCKLDKPHSELMRYDVHPNALTQSGNYHFSASYQAFCEFIDNSIQATSINNTKDMDRIIDVHIFLKDKLVAVFDNGEGMTYEGLKAFATYFLSQADRGLEREEVDLIPGYLDSTISKFGVGATQAGFYLGDRIKVITKKDECPYVTEITISKEKLQQRAKEGKPVFEDYRWIRNPSDTSTLEPGEEARCLGDIVEREGAYPQFTMIVITGIRDIHIDSIREDGGRSLARELSHVYHFYLFGERGRSGNMKLPALGNPKVPPEFGLGVFLKVDIRLIIDDGRNSNEKVLFNLRDIEDDIESLYQTRAKEWFPFSLTMKVPNQDTHQTVQGVLMYFPHEAGHETLPRPDGLEDDEQEPIFECFWQGRLAPLSYVHRMEFCTFPAQRSKKQKDVVPDSCYRRLKGILFFNRHTPVSNNKLKILLDERKDLSSALEDASTERRLPQEFRTWLEKCHRELDKEVSFESPLPSSQQPKNGDVVLHGMLRVTTSSGVQVYKANDVVKLDTKPIIYGKVLHFIKVMKKNDVDKVVVQRQPEEVYIGQVEERPISRILEVPDQSTLKKVFNQEKQMLPKTVKVYKDSLSNELSSKTQLHWLAGETQKEFSGFWVKIFNGERPAKQLVSLHNKKLSVRQEIEGPDNIAPVQNETPRDGEKFGFKPFWLSVAGKYVVKYIAMMGEREMASTQFDIIVKANVASFFSVTEPSRNETPQLALGKPALKFKLSFRDSKDNPATIFSSGEFAKLQVTCSNLTVQGVKEKYKPNSEGVLEVSGVSLIPNDSARVQYGKDILIRVEVVGIDFITFPVRIQSGQPQSVKIPQFDTNEVVNYEEFPELVVQVLDQWSQPCTVNDRRTKLHAECEAFVGGPHLANIEHGEGRFSPVKVKLAPGKAPCSVKVKISLVLIDSNRRKITVSEVTKELKQFTIKIVPSNLPHKILICEGNRNELMAANGVDKNGRDGRDCLELMAPAGSIVKGLFLKVFDESGKQLQDDEFKSAKPKITTSWSEVPVTNLPYLPDCPVANLAASTFVGNVECVCHDVKCQSQIRIKPIAGTLGF from the exons gaaaaaGAAGAAGGTGTCCAACATTGCCTTTGGCTCAATGGCGTATGTGAATGTTTTGCTCAGTTGTGGCAATTCTGATAAGACACTCAAGATTGAAAAAGATTGTACCTTTGATGAGTTCAGAAAGCAGGTCAAAGCAATTTTTCCTCATCTGCCAGAG GATTTCACCATCAGTGATGGTGACTTTAATCAGCTGGTTGAAGGAAGTTTCCACGATCTCAAGAGAAGCAGACTGGAAACTTGGTGTCTG GTGCGAGGATCAACAGATGAATCATGCAAGTTGGACAAACCACATTCAGAATTGATGCGATATGATGTGCATCCCAATGCTCTAACGCAAAGCGGCAATTATCATTTCAGTG CAAGTTATCAAGCATTTTGTGAGTTCATAGACAACAGCATACAGGCCACCAGCATAAACAATACAAAAGATATGGATAGAATCATTGATGTCCACATCTTCCTCAAAGAT AAACTGGTGGCAGTTTTTGACAATGGTGAAGGCATGACATACGAGGGACTCAAGGCTTTTGCCACCTACTTTTTATCACAAGCTGACAGGGGACTGGAAAGAGAGGAAGTTGATCTTATTCCTGGTTACTTGGATAGTAcaatttccaaatttggtgttgGAGCCACTCAGGCA GGATTTTACCTTGGTGATCGGATCAAAGTTATCACCAAGAAAGATGAGTGCCCATATGTCACTGAAATTACGATTTCTAAG GAGAAGCTTCAGCAACGGGCAAAGGAAGGCAAACCTGTGTTCGAAGATTATAGATGGATCAGAAATCCCAGTGATACCAGCACTTTAGAACCAGGAGAGGAAGCAAGATGTCTTGGAGACATT GTTGAGCGAGAAGGAGCCTACCCTCAGTTTACCATGATTGTAATCACTGGCATCCGGGATATCCATATCGATTCCATCCGTGAAGATGGCGGCAGAAGCCTGGCCAGAGAGCTTTCACATGTTTACCACTTTTACTTGTTTGGCGAACGTGGCCGGTCCGGCAACATGAAGCTTCCAGCTTTGGGAAATCCTAAAGTACCT CCGGAGTTTGGATTGGGCGTATTCCTCAAGGTAGATATCAGACTGATCATAGATGATGGCAGAAATTCCAACGAGAAAGTGTTATTTAATCTTCGTGACATTGAAGATGATATCGAGAGCTTATACCAGACGCGAGCAAAGGAGTGGTTTCCATTTTCGCTGACCATGAAAGTTCCTAATCAGGATACTCATCAAACTGTACAG GGTGTTTTGATGTACTTCCCACATGAAGCAGGTCACGAGACTCTTCCTAGACCCGACGGCCTTGAAGATGACGAACAAGAACCCATATTTGAATGTTTCTGGCAGGGAAGATTGGCTCCTCTCTCTTACGTTCACAG AATGGAATTTTGCACCTTCCCTGCCCAGCGGTCCAAAAAGCAGAAAGACGTTGTTCCAGATAGTTGTTACCGCAGACTCAAGGGCATTCTGTTCTTCAATCGACACACTCCGGTCTCCAATAACAAACTAAAGATTCTGTTGGACGAAAGAAAGGATTTGTCCAGCGCGCTTGAAGATGCATCGACGGAGAGAAGATTGCCTCAGGAATTCAGAACGTGGTTGGAAAAATGTCATCGAGAATTGGATAAAGAG GTTAGTTTCGAGTCTCCGCTGCCCTCCTCGCAACAGCCAAAAAATGGTGATGTTGTCCTTCACGGAATGTTGCGAGTCACTACGAGCTCAGGAGTGCAGGTCTACAAAGCTAACGATGTTGTTAAACTCGACACTAAACCCATCATCTATGGCAAAGTTTTACATTTTATCAAAGTCATGAAGAAAAATGATGTGGACAAAGTCGTTGTTCAACGACAACCAGAGGAG GTTTACATAGGTCAAGTGGAGGAAAGACCTATTTCCAGAATATTAGAAGTCCCAGATCAGAGCACGCTTAAAAAAGTCTTTAATCAAGAAAAGCAAATGCTCCCCAAAACAG TAAAAGTTTACAAAGACAGCCTGAGCAACGAATTGTCCAGCAAAACACAGTTGCACTGGTTAGCAGGTGAAACGCAGAAGGAATTCTCTGGCTTCTGGGTGAAAATCTTCAACGGCGAGCGCCCTGCTAAACAACTTGTTTCTTTGCACAACAAAAAACTCAGCGTTCGTCAG GAGATAGAGGGGCCAGACAATATTGCACCAGTGCAGAATGAAACGCCTCGCGACGGGGAGAAGTTCGGCTTTAAGCCATTCTGGCTGTCGGTTGCCGGAAAATACGTTGTCAAGTACATTGCAATGATGGGCGAAAGAGAAATGGCGTCCACACAATTTGACATTATTGTCAAAG CCAACGTTGCTTCTTTCTTCTCCGTTACCGAGCCCTCGCGAAATGAGACTCCGCAATTGGCTCTTGGAAAACCCGCTCTTAAGTTTAAGCTGTCATTCAGGGACTCCAAAGACAACCCGGCTACGATTTTCAGTTCGGGCGAGTTTGCCAAGCTGCAAGTCACATGCTCTAATTTGACGGTTCAGGGAGTCAAGGAAAAGTACAAGCCAAATAGCGAAGGAGTGCTTGAAGTCAGTGGTGTCTCCCTCATCCCCAATGACTCGGCTCGGGTGCAGTATGGGAAGGATATTTTGATCAGAGTTGAAGTCGTTGGCATTGATTTTATCACCTTCCCAGTGAGAATACAATCAG GTCAACCACAAAGCGTCAAGATTCCCCAATTTGATACTAACGAAGTTGTGAACTATGAGGAGTTTCCTGAATTAGTTGTTCAAGTTCTTGATCAGTGGAGCCAGCCGTGTACCGTAAATGACAGACGAACTAAGCTGCATGCTGAGTGCGAGGCGTTTGTAGGTGGCCCGCATCTCGCCAATATCGAACACGGCGAAGGACGGTTTTCGCCTGTGAAGGTGAAACTTGCGCCCGGTAAAGCACCGTGTAGCGTGAAAGTCAAGATATCGTTGGTTCTGATCGATAGTAACCGGCGCAAAATAACAGTCAGCGAAGTAACCAAAGAACTGAAGCAGTTTACAATCAAGATCGTTCCCAGCAACTTGCCGCATAAAATATTGATCTGCGAAGGCAATAGGAATGAGCTCATGGCTGCGAATGGAGTTGATAAGAATGGACGCGACGGGAGGGATTGTCTAGAATTGATGGCACCCGCGGGGTCCATTGTGAAAGGCTTGTTTCTAAAGGTTTTCGATGAGAGCGGAAAGCAGTTACAGGATGATGAATTCAAATCTGCAAAGCCGAAAATAACCACAAGTTGGAGTGAG GTGCCGGTCACAAATTTGCCTTACCTTCCCGATTGCCCAGTGGCTAACCTCGCAGCCAGTACATTTGTGGGAAATGTGGAGTGTGTTTGTCATGATGTCAAGTGCCAGTCGCAAATTAGGATTAAGCCAATCGCAG GGACCTTaggattctag
- the LOC138059347 gene encoding structural maintenance of chromosomes flexible hinge domain-containing protein 1-like isoform X2, whose product MAYVNVLLSCGNSDKTLKIEKDCTFDEFRKQVKAIFPHLPEDFTISDGDFNQLVEGSFHDLKRSRLETWCLVRGSTDESCKLDKPHSELMRYDVHPNALTQSGNYHFSASYQAFCEFIDNSIQATSINNTKDMDRIIDVHIFLKDKLVAVFDNGEGMTYEGLKAFATYFLSQADRGLEREEVDLIPGYLDSTISKFGVGATQAGFYLGDRIKVITKKDECPYVTEITISKEKLQQRAKEGKPVFEDYRWIRNPSDTSTLEPGEEARCLGDIVEREGAYPQFTMIVITGIRDIHIDSIREDGGRSLARELSHVYHFYLFGERGRSGNMKLPALGNPKVPPEFGLGVFLKVDIRLIIDDGRNSNEKVLFNLRDIEDDIESLYQTRAKEWFPFSLTMKVPNQDTHQTVQGVLMYFPHEAGHETLPRPDGLEDDEQEPIFECFWQGRLAPLSYVHRMEFCTFPAQRSKKQKDVVPDSCYRRLKGILFFNRHTPVSNNKLKILLDERKDLSSALEDASTERRLPQEFRTWLEKCHRELDKEVSFESPLPSSQQPKNGDVVLHGMLRVTTSSGVQVYKANDVVKLDTKPIIYGKVLHFIKVMKKNDVDKVVVQRQPEEVYIGQVEERPISRILEVPDQSTLKKVFNQEKQMLPKTVKVYKDSLSNELSSKTQLHWLAGETQKEFSGFWVKIFNGERPAKQLVSLHNKKLSVRQEIEGPDNIAPVQNETPRDGEKFGFKPFWLSVAGKYVVKYIAMMGEREMASTQFDIIVKANVASFFSVTEPSRNETPQLALGKPALKFKLSFRDSKDNPATIFSSGEFAKLQVTCSNLTVQGVKEKYKPNSEGVLEVSGVSLIPNDSARVQYGKDILIRVEVVGIDFITFPVRIQSGQPQSVKIPQFDTNEVVNYEEFPELVVQVLDQWSQPCTVNDRRTKLHAECEAFVGGPHLANIEHGEGRFSPVKVKLAPGKAPCSVKVKISLVLIDSNRRKITVSEVTKELKQFTIKIVPSNLPHKILICEGNRNELMAANGVDKNGRDGRDCLELMAPAGSIVKGLFLKVFDESGKQLQDDEFKSAKPKITTSWSEVPVTNLPYLPDCPVANLAASTFVGNVECVCHDVKCQSQIRIKPIAGTLGF is encoded by the exons ATGGCGTATGTGAATGTTTTGCTCAGTTGTGGCAATTCTGATAAGACACTCAAGATTGAAAAAGATTGTACCTTTGATGAGTTCAGAAAGCAGGTCAAAGCAATTTTTCCTCATCTGCCAGAG GATTTCACCATCAGTGATGGTGACTTTAATCAGCTGGTTGAAGGAAGTTTCCACGATCTCAAGAGAAGCAGACTGGAAACTTGGTGTCTG GTGCGAGGATCAACAGATGAATCATGCAAGTTGGACAAACCACATTCAGAATTGATGCGATATGATGTGCATCCCAATGCTCTAACGCAAAGCGGCAATTATCATTTCAGTG CAAGTTATCAAGCATTTTGTGAGTTCATAGACAACAGCATACAGGCCACCAGCATAAACAATACAAAAGATATGGATAGAATCATTGATGTCCACATCTTCCTCAAAGAT AAACTGGTGGCAGTTTTTGACAATGGTGAAGGCATGACATACGAGGGACTCAAGGCTTTTGCCACCTACTTTTTATCACAAGCTGACAGGGGACTGGAAAGAGAGGAAGTTGATCTTATTCCTGGTTACTTGGATAGTAcaatttccaaatttggtgttgGAGCCACTCAGGCA GGATTTTACCTTGGTGATCGGATCAAAGTTATCACCAAGAAAGATGAGTGCCCATATGTCACTGAAATTACGATTTCTAAG GAGAAGCTTCAGCAACGGGCAAAGGAAGGCAAACCTGTGTTCGAAGATTATAGATGGATCAGAAATCCCAGTGATACCAGCACTTTAGAACCAGGAGAGGAAGCAAGATGTCTTGGAGACATT GTTGAGCGAGAAGGAGCCTACCCTCAGTTTACCATGATTGTAATCACTGGCATCCGGGATATCCATATCGATTCCATCCGTGAAGATGGCGGCAGAAGCCTGGCCAGAGAGCTTTCACATGTTTACCACTTTTACTTGTTTGGCGAACGTGGCCGGTCCGGCAACATGAAGCTTCCAGCTTTGGGAAATCCTAAAGTACCT CCGGAGTTTGGATTGGGCGTATTCCTCAAGGTAGATATCAGACTGATCATAGATGATGGCAGAAATTCCAACGAGAAAGTGTTATTTAATCTTCGTGACATTGAAGATGATATCGAGAGCTTATACCAGACGCGAGCAAAGGAGTGGTTTCCATTTTCGCTGACCATGAAAGTTCCTAATCAGGATACTCATCAAACTGTACAG GGTGTTTTGATGTACTTCCCACATGAAGCAGGTCACGAGACTCTTCCTAGACCCGACGGCCTTGAAGATGACGAACAAGAACCCATATTTGAATGTTTCTGGCAGGGAAGATTGGCTCCTCTCTCTTACGTTCACAG AATGGAATTTTGCACCTTCCCTGCCCAGCGGTCCAAAAAGCAGAAAGACGTTGTTCCAGATAGTTGTTACCGCAGACTCAAGGGCATTCTGTTCTTCAATCGACACACTCCGGTCTCCAATAACAAACTAAAGATTCTGTTGGACGAAAGAAAGGATTTGTCCAGCGCGCTTGAAGATGCATCGACGGAGAGAAGATTGCCTCAGGAATTCAGAACGTGGTTGGAAAAATGTCATCGAGAATTGGATAAAGAG GTTAGTTTCGAGTCTCCGCTGCCCTCCTCGCAACAGCCAAAAAATGGTGATGTTGTCCTTCACGGAATGTTGCGAGTCACTACGAGCTCAGGAGTGCAGGTCTACAAAGCTAACGATGTTGTTAAACTCGACACTAAACCCATCATCTATGGCAAAGTTTTACATTTTATCAAAGTCATGAAGAAAAATGATGTGGACAAAGTCGTTGTTCAACGACAACCAGAGGAG GTTTACATAGGTCAAGTGGAGGAAAGACCTATTTCCAGAATATTAGAAGTCCCAGATCAGAGCACGCTTAAAAAAGTCTTTAATCAAGAAAAGCAAATGCTCCCCAAAACAG TAAAAGTTTACAAAGACAGCCTGAGCAACGAATTGTCCAGCAAAACACAGTTGCACTGGTTAGCAGGTGAAACGCAGAAGGAATTCTCTGGCTTCTGGGTGAAAATCTTCAACGGCGAGCGCCCTGCTAAACAACTTGTTTCTTTGCACAACAAAAAACTCAGCGTTCGTCAG GAGATAGAGGGGCCAGACAATATTGCACCAGTGCAGAATGAAACGCCTCGCGACGGGGAGAAGTTCGGCTTTAAGCCATTCTGGCTGTCGGTTGCCGGAAAATACGTTGTCAAGTACATTGCAATGATGGGCGAAAGAGAAATGGCGTCCACACAATTTGACATTATTGTCAAAG CCAACGTTGCTTCTTTCTTCTCCGTTACCGAGCCCTCGCGAAATGAGACTCCGCAATTGGCTCTTGGAAAACCCGCTCTTAAGTTTAAGCTGTCATTCAGGGACTCCAAAGACAACCCGGCTACGATTTTCAGTTCGGGCGAGTTTGCCAAGCTGCAAGTCACATGCTCTAATTTGACGGTTCAGGGAGTCAAGGAAAAGTACAAGCCAAATAGCGAAGGAGTGCTTGAAGTCAGTGGTGTCTCCCTCATCCCCAATGACTCGGCTCGGGTGCAGTATGGGAAGGATATTTTGATCAGAGTTGAAGTCGTTGGCATTGATTTTATCACCTTCCCAGTGAGAATACAATCAG GTCAACCACAAAGCGTCAAGATTCCCCAATTTGATACTAACGAAGTTGTGAACTATGAGGAGTTTCCTGAATTAGTTGTTCAAGTTCTTGATCAGTGGAGCCAGCCGTGTACCGTAAATGACAGACGAACTAAGCTGCATGCTGAGTGCGAGGCGTTTGTAGGTGGCCCGCATCTCGCCAATATCGAACACGGCGAAGGACGGTTTTCGCCTGTGAAGGTGAAACTTGCGCCCGGTAAAGCACCGTGTAGCGTGAAAGTCAAGATATCGTTGGTTCTGATCGATAGTAACCGGCGCAAAATAACAGTCAGCGAAGTAACCAAAGAACTGAAGCAGTTTACAATCAAGATCGTTCCCAGCAACTTGCCGCATAAAATATTGATCTGCGAAGGCAATAGGAATGAGCTCATGGCTGCGAATGGAGTTGATAAGAATGGACGCGACGGGAGGGATTGTCTAGAATTGATGGCACCCGCGGGGTCCATTGTGAAAGGCTTGTTTCTAAAGGTTTTCGATGAGAGCGGAAAGCAGTTACAGGATGATGAATTCAAATCTGCAAAGCCGAAAATAACCACAAGTTGGAGTGAG GTGCCGGTCACAAATTTGCCTTACCTTCCCGATTGCCCAGTGGCTAACCTCGCAGCCAGTACATTTGTGGGAAATGTGGAGTGTGTTTGTCATGATGTCAAGTGCCAGTCGCAAATTAGGATTAAGCCAATCGCAG GGACCTTaggattctag